The following proteins are encoded in a genomic region of Dioscorea cayenensis subsp. rotundata cultivar TDr96_F1 chromosome 8, TDr96_F1_v2_PseudoChromosome.rev07_lg8_w22 25.fasta, whole genome shotgun sequence:
- the LOC120267015 gene encoding TBCC domain-containing protein 1-like, producing the protein MIGENLGPSSPSPAPASEFVLWPRREPFEHGLLPIPKLIFSDGTQTLGPLKEKLLQASPSGRITATELASALQIPPDYARLALDTLASVHPADLDPNAGVDVHDLLLFLYIQTYKRLVMRTHKDPAAVADVWPSMSAFDGYFSSMSPIQLARSNSRRFMPSQSDEEAYQLSYLQKHMGNILTLLAESVKGDGDESLVLTSERFDHLGFLIQFGEGITLSQAAPFYTNLEPDMPVVSVPVAAVHEWVLQQICLALENNADKAKGNDPSTELDVDTGDACVNQSMSESSSSPNGSFSLSYAAKSRCQTFIEGISKASVVKQSTDIKGHSVKVLNCQDSVIYILAPLQYAIVYGCCDATIVLGAIGKAVRVEHCERVHVISAAKRITVANCRECIFFLGVNQRPLFLGDNNKLRVAPYNTFYSHLEAHMAQVGVVATVNRWDKPLALGLVDSNDAVSNPAGVSDVKAESTTQLDPELFTSFLIPNWFAGESPQTTNQNPFPLPEMYSSSLGRKHSNLSDIKQALRDLKLDENKKQDLASVLHVHFRDWLYASGTIRQLYYLQCE; encoded by the exons ATGATCGGAGAGAACCTTGGACCCTCGTCGCCGTCTCCGGCGCCGGCATCGGAATTCGTTTTATGGCCGCGGAGGGAACCATTCGAGCACGGGCTCCTCCCAATCCCCAAGCTCATCTTCTCGGACGGGACCCAGACCCTGGGTCCTCTCAAGGAGAAGCTCCTCCAGGCCTCGCCTTCCGGCCGGATCACCGCCACAGAGCTCGCCAGCGCGCTCCAGATTCCACCGGACTATGCCCGCTTGGCATTGGACACTCTCGCCTCCGTCCATCCGGCGGATCTCGATCCCAATGCTGGCGTGGACGTGCATGATCTGCTATTGTTTTTGTACATCCAGACCTATAAAAGGTTGGTCATGAGGACGCACAAGGACCCGGCGGCGGTCGCCGATGTCTGGCCCTCGATGTCGGCCTTCGATGGATACTTCTCATCCATGTCGCCTATTCAG CTTGCCCGCAGTAATAGTCGCCGTTTCATGCCATCTCAATCTGATGAAGAGGCCTATCAGTTGTCGTATTTACAGAAACATATGGGCAACATTCTTACACTTTTGGCAGAGTCTGTAAAAGGCGATGGTGATGAATCTCTG gtgttaaCATCTGAAAGATTTGATCATCTTGGATTTCTCATTCAATTTGGTGAAGGAATTACTTTGAGCCAAGCTGCACCTTTTTATACAAATTTGGAACCGGACATGCCTGTTGTTTCTGTTCCTGTTGCTGCAGTTCATGAGTGGGTTTTGCAGCAGATATGTCTAGCATTGGAGAACAATGCCGACAAGGCGAAAGGAAATGATCCTTCTACTGAACTTGATGTGGATACAGGTGATGCCTGTGTAAATCAGTCAATGTCTGAAAGCAGCAGTTCACCCAATGGGTCCTTCAGTCTTAGCTATGCCGCAAAATCTAGATGTCAGACTTTTATTGAGGGCATTTCTAAAGCATCCGTGGTCAAGCAGAGCACCGACATCAAAGGACATTCTGTTAAG GTTTTGAATTGTCAAGATTCAGTCATATACATACTAGCACCTTTGCAGTATGCTATAGTGTATGGATGCTGTGATGCAACTATTGTTCTGGGTGCTATCGGTAAG GCTGTAAGGGTGGAGCACTGTGAAAGGGTACATGTTATTTCAGCAGCAAAGCGCATTACAGTTGCAAATTGTCgtgaatgtatttttttcttggggGTTAATCAACGACCTCTGTTTCTTGGTGACAACAATAAATTGCGA GTGGCACCATACAATACATTTTACTCCCACTTAGAGGCTCACATGGCTCAAGTCGGTGTTGTTGCAACTGTCAACAGATGGGACAAACCACTGGCACTTGGACTGGTTGATTCTAATGATGCAGTATCAAATCCTGCTGGTGTTTCTGATGTCAAAGCAGAGTCCACCACTCAGCTTGATCCTGAACTTTTCACAAGCTTCTTG ATACCAAACTGGTTTGCTGGAGAATCACCACAAACCACAAATCAAAACCCTTTTCCCTTGCCAGAAATGTACTCATCTTCCCTGGGGAGGAAG CATTCAAAtttaagtgacattaaacaagcttTGAGGGATCTGAAACTAGATGAGAACAAGAAGCAAGATTTAGCTAGTGTTCTTCATGTGCATTTCAGAGACTGGTTATATG CTTCTGGGACTATACGTCAGCTTTACTATCTACAATGCGAGTGA